In Anaerobacillus isosaccharinicus, one genomic interval encodes:
- the nfsA gene encoding oxygen-insensitive NADPH nitroreductase: protein MNDTIKLLQNHVSIRNFKDEELTEEQIKTIVKSAQMAATSSFMQAYSIIGVKNKDTKQKLAELAGNQAYVAKNGHFFVFCADFYRHKLGAELEQFNEPLATESTEKFLVGSIDASLAAQNAVIAAESMGLGTVYIGGIRSNIEKVSKLLKLPDHVIPIVGLAVGYSDQESSIKPRLPLENVYHVDQYEQNVELTKKQLQNYNQVISAYYSQRTNGIRNERWTEQMTKMLASEKRLTLKSFLIQKQFLLK from the coding sequence ATGAATGACACTATTAAGTTATTGCAAAATCATGTTTCGATTCGAAATTTTAAAGATGAAGAGCTAACAGAAGAGCAAATTAAAACAATAGTAAAAAGCGCACAAATGGCCGCAACGTCAAGCTTTATGCAAGCGTATTCAATTATTGGGGTAAAAAACAAAGATACGAAACAAAAATTAGCAGAGCTCGCTGGTAACCAAGCCTATGTCGCTAAAAATGGCCACTTTTTCGTTTTTTGTGCGGATTTCTATCGTCATAAACTTGGAGCTGAACTCGAACAGTTTAACGAGCCGCTTGCTACTGAGAGTACAGAAAAATTCCTTGTAGGATCAATTGATGCATCCCTTGCTGCTCAGAATGCCGTTATAGCAGCAGAGTCTATGGGGCTTGGTACAGTTTACATAGGAGGGATTAGAAGTAACATTGAAAAAGTAAGCAAGCTTTTAAAGCTTCCTGATCATGTTATTCCTATTGTAGGTTTAGCAGTAGGCTATAGTGATCAAGAATCTAGCATAAAACCTCGTCTTCCATTGGAAAACGTTTATCACGTCGATCAATATGAACAAAATGTTGAACTAACTAAAAAGCAATTACAAAATTACAATCAGGTCATTTCTGCTTACTACTCCCAAAGAACAAATGGGATAAGAAATGAACGATGGACAGAGCAAATGACGAAGATGTTAGCCTCTGAAAAAAGGTTAACATTAAAGAGTTTTCTTATCCAAAAGCAGTTTTTATTAAAATAA
- a CDS encoding YppG family protein: MFFRNPHHQFPYHHPYHQNMQPYYYQNHYQQPYQYGPYYSPTAYPPPNLQGQQQISQTPQGEQNQQPTQNSQPGLFTGPDGTFDFQKAVSQFDQMMKTANQVSPIMKQLGSLFTPKK, from the coding sequence ATGTTTTTTAGAAACCCACATCATCAATTCCCTTATCATCATCCGTACCATCAAAATATGCAGCCTTATTATTATCAAAATCATTACCAGCAACCTTATCAATATGGACCATATTATTCACCTACTGCTTATCCGCCTCCGAATTTACAAGGGCAACAGCAAATTTCACAAACTCCACAAGGAGAACAAAACCAACAGCCGACACAAAATTCTCAACCTGGCCTGTTTACAGGGCCTGATGGAACTTTTGACTTTCAAAAAGCAGTCAGCCAATTTGATCAAATGATGAAAACAGCTAACCAAGTAAGTCCAATCATGAAACAGCTTGGTTCTTTATTTACTCCGAAAAAATAG
- a CDS encoding transposase — protein MKPTLIPHISYQNFVLDQLNTHYSGGILTLVRKDWTIISKLWITDLSFTTTWLHDLYSVKGPEPRDPASMLRSYLLCLLTSPTLSITEWVNQLHRVPLYTILSGFEPGDVPGVGTFYDFFRRLSGFEKANVKPFIKLKRKKKQKKKPKKGEKATPRNPGIIRKLVDRHLRHGSKQKQLPGDQLYAFFQSQFLEVSARLGLLGDPHSLGVVGDGTPVETASYPRSKPICDCSAQGLTNCTHPRRYSQPDIDSGWDSSRERYFNGYHLYMISTSDSRFDLPLYPRLHPASRHDSVSLVVSSIEFSQRYTLGTIDKILLDAAHDAEPIYELLDHHNVEPFIDLNVRTKKNFSTQSDIQISPLGVPICPIGMEMKPNGFDKSQNRQKWRCPLACGTKNTCSTPCSKAKYGRTFHTFKQDNLRLFTKTPRSSEKWKLIYKRRTSVERSNKREKVDYHLESGRHRSTKMWYVRLYSIMMCQHIDAWYSSQKETLNIQEIIFSKSA, from the coding sequence ATGAAACCTACGCTAATACCACATATCTCATATCAAAACTTCGTTTTAGACCAACTAAATACTCATTACTCAGGCGGTATACTGACTCTCGTACGAAAAGATTGGACTATTATCTCAAAGTTATGGATCACGGATCTTTCTTTTACTACTACTTGGCTTCATGATTTATATTCAGTTAAAGGTCCTGAGCCACGTGATCCTGCTTCCATGCTTCGCTCTTATCTTTTGTGTTTATTGACAAGTCCGACCCTGAGTATTACAGAATGGGTGAACCAACTCCATCGTGTTCCTCTTTACACGATCCTTAGCGGCTTTGAACCTGGGGATGTTCCAGGGGTCGGTACTTTTTATGACTTCTTCAGACGGCTATCAGGTTTTGAGAAGGCTAATGTAAAACCTTTTATTAAGCTCAAACGAAAAAAGAAGCAGAAGAAAAAACCGAAAAAGGGTGAAAAAGCAACTCCTAGAAACCCTGGTATTATTAGAAAATTAGTAGATCGTCATTTACGCCATGGTTCAAAACAAAAACAATTGCCGGGAGATCAATTATACGCGTTTTTTCAATCTCAATTTCTTGAGGTTTCAGCGAGATTGGGTTTGCTTGGAGATCCCCATTCCCTTGGTGTTGTTGGAGATGGGACACCTGTGGAAACAGCGAGTTACCCAAGAAGCAAACCTATTTGTGATTGTAGTGCCCAAGGACTAACGAATTGTACTCATCCTCGTCGATATTCTCAACCTGACATCGACTCAGGTTGGGATAGTTCAAGGGAGAGGTACTTCAACGGATATCATCTCTACATGATATCCACTAGCGATAGCCGATTCGACTTACCGCTATATCCACGGCTACATCCTGCTTCCCGGCATGATTCAGTCAGCCTAGTGGTTAGCTCAATTGAATTTTCGCAACGGTACACCTTGGGCACAATTGATAAAATCCTTCTCGATGCCGCACATGATGCAGAACCGATTTACGAATTACTGGACCATCATAATGTGGAACCATTTATTGATCTTAATGTTCGAACAAAGAAAAACTTCAGTACGCAAAGTGATATTCAGATTTCTCCCCTAGGCGTTCCTATTTGTCCAATTGGAATGGAAATGAAACCCAATGGGTTTGACAAATCTCAAAACCGCCAAAAGTGGCGTTGTCCACTAGCTTGCGGAACAAAAAATACATGTTCCACTCCGTGTTCTAAAGCGAAGTATGGCCGGACATTTCATACGTTTAAGCAAGATAATCTTCGTCTGTTCACTAAAACACCGAGGTCTTCTGAAAAGTGGAAACTGATTTATAAACGAAGAACTTCAGTTGAACGTTCGAACAAAAGAGAAAAAGTCGACTATCACTTAGAATCTGGGCGTCATCGCTCTACAAAAATGTGGTATGTCCGCTTATATTCAATCATGATGTGTCAACACATAGATGCTTGGTACAGTAGTCAGAAAGAGACTTTGAACATCCAAGAAATCATCTTTTCTAAGAGCGCCTAG
- a CDS encoding transposase — MKPTLIPHISYQNFVLDQLNTHYSGGILTLVRKDWTIISKLWITDLSFTTTWLHDLYSVKGPEPRDPASMLRSYLLCLLTSPTLSITEWVNQLHRVPLYTILSGFEPGDVPGVGTFYDFFRRLSGFEKANVKPFIKLKRKKKKKKKPKKGEKATPRNPGIIRKLVDRHLRHGSKQKQLPGDQLYAFFQSQFLEVSARLGLLGDPHSLGVVGDGTPVETASYPRSKPICDCSAQGLTNCTHPRRYSQPDIDSGWDSSRERYFNGYHLYMISTSDSRFDLPLYPRLHPASRHDSVSLVVSSIEFSQRYTLGTIDKILLDAAHDAEPIYELLDHHNVEPFIDLNVRTKKNFSTESDIQISPIGVPICPIGKEMKPNGFDISQNRQKWRCPLACGSKNTCSTPCSKAKYGRTFHTFKRDNLRLFTKTPRSSEKWKLIYKRRTSVERSNKREKVDYHLEAGRHRSTKMWYVRLYSIMMCQHIDAWYSSQKETLNIQEIIFTKSA; from the coding sequence ATGAAACCTACGCTAATACCACATATCTCATATCAAAACTTCGTTTTAGACCAACTAAATACTCATTACTCAGGCGGTATACTGACTCTCGTACGAAAAGATTGGACTATTATCTCAAAGTTATGGATCACGGATCTTTCTTTTACTACTACTTGGCTTCATGATTTATATTCAGTTAAAGGTCCTGAGCCACGTGATCCTGCTTCCATGCTTCGCTCTTATCTTTTGTGTTTATTGACAAGTCCGACCCTGAGTATTACAGAATGGGTGAACCAACTCCATCGTGTTCCTCTTTACACGATCCTTAGCGGCTTTGAACCTGGGGATGTTCCAGGGGTCGGTACTTTTTATGACTTCTTCAGACGGCTATCAGGTTTTGAGAAGGCTAATGTAAAACCTTTTATTAAGCTCAAACGAAAAAAGAAGAAGAAGAAAAAACCGAAAAAGGGTGAAAAAGCAACTCCTAGAAACCCTGGTATTATTAGAAAATTAGTAGATCGTCATTTACGCCATGGTTCAAAACAAAAACAATTGCCGGGAGATCAATTATACGCGTTTTTTCAATCTCAATTTCTTGAGGTTTCAGCGAGATTGGGTTTGCTTGGAGATCCCCATTCCCTTGGTGTTGTTGGAGATGGGACACCTGTGGAAACAGCGAGTTACCCAAGAAGCAAACCTATTTGTGATTGTAGTGCCCAAGGACTAACGAATTGTACTCATCCTCGTCGATATTCTCAACCTGACATCGACTCAGGTTGGGATAGTTCAAGGGAGAGGTACTTCAACGGATATCATCTCTACATGATATCCACTAGCGATAGCCGATTCGACTTACCGCTATATCCACGGCTACATCCTGCTTCCCGGCATGATTCAGTCAGCCTAGTGGTTAGCTCAATTGAATTTTCGCAACGGTACACCTTGGGCACAATTGATAAAATCCTTCTCGATGCCGCACATGATGCAGAACCGATTTACGAATTACTGGACCATCATAATGTGGAACCGTTTATTGATCTTAATGTTCGAACAAAGAAAAACTTCAGTACGGAAAGTGATATTCAAATTTCTCCCATAGGCGTGCCTATTTGTCCAATCGGTAAGGAAATGAAACCCAACGGTTTTGACATATCTCAAAACCGCCAAAAGTGGCGTTGTCCACTAGCTTGCGGATCGAAAAATACATGTTCCACTCCGTGTTCTAAAGCGAAGTATGGCCGCACATTTCATACGTTTAAGCGAGATAATCTTCGTCTGTTCACTAAAACACCAAGATCTTCTGAAAAGTGGAAACTCATTTATAAACGAAGAACTTCAGTTGAACGTTCGAACAAAAGAGAAAAAGTCGATTATCACTTAGAAGCTGGGCGCCATCGCTCTACAAAAATGTGGTATGTCCGCCTATACTCAATCATGATGTGTCAACACATAGATGCTTGGTACAGTAGTCAGAAAGAGACTTTGAACATTCAGGAAATCATCTTTACTAAAAGCGCCTAG
- a CDS encoding Hsp20/alpha crystallin family protein: MSKKKDNLPTPFNDLPIADFLKSIDGFFQDAFRNFNFASGFPVHQYETNNQYIIEAQLPGIKKEQINLDIYSNHIKISVENSEIIEEKNEINNSFKSSKSFHKAQRVIMVPFTISVRDVKASFRDGLLKITIPNKKRTIEIE; this comes from the coding sequence ATGAGTAAAAAGAAAGATAATCTGCCGACTCCATTTAATGACTTGCCAATTGCTGATTTTCTCAAATCAATTGACGGCTTTTTTCAAGATGCATTTCGTAATTTTAATTTTGCTTCAGGATTTCCAGTTCATCAATACGAAACAAACAACCAATACATCATTGAAGCGCAGTTACCTGGGATAAAGAAGGAACAAATCAATTTAGATATTTATAGTAATCATATTAAAATTAGTGTTGAAAATTCGGAGATCATTGAGGAAAAAAACGAAATAAACAATAGCTTTAAAAGCTCAAAATCATTTCACAAAGCCCAAAGAGTTATCATGGTTCCTTTTACTATTTCAGTGCGAGATGTGAAAGCATCTTTCCGAGACGGTCTGTTAAAAATAACAATTCCAAATAAAAAAAGAACAATTGAAATTGAATAA
- a CDS encoding phage holin family protein, whose product MLTDLLSQVEISDKLAVVVPALMIIGYALKRTPKIADWMIVWILLLLGVIASVFTLGLTVSGIANGVFAAGAAISTHQAYKQTKNRDKEEVISEMIEEKLKGREKNLEKDKEGAE is encoded by the coding sequence ATGCTAACCGATTTGTTGTCTCAAGTGGAAATTAGTGATAAGTTAGCAGTTGTTGTACCAGCTTTAATGATCATTGGTTACGCATTAAAGCGAACACCAAAAATAGCGGATTGGATGATTGTTTGGATCCTCTTACTATTAGGTGTAATTGCAAGTGTCTTCACGCTAGGACTCACAGTTAGTGGAATTGCTAACGGGGTATTCGCAGCAGGAGCAGCAATTTCAACTCACCAAGCGTACAAACAAACGAAAAATAGAGATAAGGAAGAAGTAATTAGCGAAATGATTGAAGAAAAATTAAAGGGTAGGGAAAAAAATTTAGAGAAAGACAAAGAAGGAGCGGAGTAG
- a CDS encoding OsmC family protein: protein MSKLTVKTNGLSEKMKTQVTAGEHSFTIDEPESFGGTNQGPDPLSTLLGALASCENVIANFVAKEINFDLQGIEYEVTGELDLRGLMGDSSVRTYFEWVKIEAKLSTTESEDRIQELRELSDARCPIFQTLKAAGVNIVSNWTKA, encoded by the coding sequence ATGTCAAAACTTACAGTAAAAACAAATGGTTTAAGCGAAAAAATGAAAACGCAAGTAACTGCAGGGGAACATTCTTTTACAATTGACGAACCAGAAAGCTTTGGTGGGACAAATCAAGGTCCAGACCCACTATCCACTCTTTTAGGTGCGCTAGCATCTTGTGAAAATGTGATTGCAAACTTTGTGGCAAAGGAGATCAATTTCGACCTACAAGGAATAGAATACGAGGTTACTGGTGAACTAGATTTAAGAGGACTTATGGGTGATAGCAGTGTTCGAACTTATTTTGAATGGGTAAAAATCGAAGCAAAACTCAGTACAACAGAAAGTGAAGATCGTATCCAAGAGCTGCGTGAACTAAGTGATGCTCGTTGCCCAATCTTTCAAACGCTAAAGGCTGCAGGCGTCAATATCGTTTCAAATTGGACAAAAGCTTAA
- a CDS encoding cobalamin-independent methionine synthase II family protein encodes MNNKFLPTTIVGSWPRTREVLKALRDVRAERITEEDFQQIANVAIIECARGQEEAGIDIISDGEQRRDNFISFVADKIDNVKMLTVADLLEYVEDKASFEEILGTLDVPAYSLTNPAAFGKISRKKPIATDEYKFLKEQTSAQIKVAIPGPYLLTRAMWVDGLSKHAYPTKEDLAVDIVSVLREEIEDLINAGVDFIQIDEPVLTELVFTQKNANRTFMCGALTAKADAQEELTFATELINKLTHDMRGRGSKIGIHVCRGNWSTQEDTLLRGPYYPLMPFLAKMNVDQYVLEYATPRAGELHALTELAKLENVELGLGVINPRTPIIESVEEIVARVKQAGKYFPIEKMYLNPDCGFGTFAQRPMNTPEIAKQKLMNMNEAAKQLRIELLQNSEV; translated from the coding sequence ATGAATAACAAATTTTTACCAACTACAATCGTAGGAAGTTGGCCACGAACACGAGAGGTACTCAAGGCATTAAGAGATGTTCGGGCTGAGCGTATTACTGAGGAAGATTTTCAACAAATTGCAAATGTTGCAATTATCGAATGTGCAAGAGGACAAGAAGAAGCTGGCATTGATATTATTTCCGATGGGGAACAAAGGCGTGATAACTTCATTTCATTTGTTGCTGACAAAATCGATAATGTAAAAATGTTAACAGTTGCAGACTTACTTGAATACGTAGAGGACAAAGCTAGCTTTGAAGAGATTCTTGGCACATTAGACGTCCCTGCATATTCTTTAACAAATCCAGCAGCTTTCGGAAAAATTTCTCGGAAGAAACCAATTGCCACTGATGAATATAAATTTTTAAAGGAACAAACGAGCGCACAAATTAAAGTTGCTATTCCAGGTCCATATTTATTAACAAGGGCAATGTGGGTGGACGGTTTATCCAAACACGCTTATCCAACAAAGGAAGACTTAGCCGTGGATATCGTCTCGGTTTTACGAGAAGAAATAGAGGATTTAATAAACGCTGGTGTTGACTTTATTCAAATTGATGAACCAGTCTTAACGGAACTAGTATTTACACAAAAAAATGCAAACCGAACATTTATGTGTGGAGCACTAACAGCAAAAGCTGATGCCCAAGAAGAACTTACTTTTGCTACAGAATTAATTAATAAGCTTACCCATGATATGCGCGGTCGTGGCTCTAAAATTGGCATTCACGTTTGTCGTGGAAACTGGAGTACTCAAGAAGATACGTTACTTCGTGGGCCATACTATCCACTTATGCCATTCTTAGCAAAAATGAACGTAGACCAGTATGTGTTAGAATATGCTACTCCCAGAGCAGGAGAATTACATGCCTTAACAGAACTAGCAAAGCTTGAAAATGTGGAGCTAGGTTTAGGAGTCATCAACCCTCGTACACCAATAATAGAATCAGTAGAAGAAATTGTAGCAAGAGTAAAGCAAGCAGGAAAGTATTTTCCTATCGAAAAAATGTATTTAAATCCTGATTGTGGCTTTGGAACTTTTGCACAAAGACCTATGAACACTCCAGAAATTGCAAAACAAAAGCTAATGAATATGAATGAAGCTGCAAAACAATTAAGAATTGAACTACTACAAAATAGCGAGGTATAG
- a CDS encoding sulfurtransferase TusA family protein translates to MVFQKPDGMCDGGDLDCGSGLLLIIKKSMDPLEPGQLLEVRSRERTVADDLPAWCRMVEHEFLGFEKHEQHTSYYVRKGGSSGSVEEDLEAARGYQWSVRVREAQGLSAKVFSRNHTLTAGQPAEFSQKVDAPSAIDYLLTSLGSCLVVGFKAHASKRHIVIDEMEITLKGKLENILYHMELEDHGSPKVEEITGIFYVTSPNDESELEDVWRTTIERSPIYQTLLPSVSINLKFQVIL, encoded by the coding sequence ATGGTTTTTCAAAAGCCAGATGGAATGTGTGATGGCGGCGATTTAGACTGTGGTTCTGGACTGCTCCTTATTATTAAGAAAAGTATGGACCCACTAGAGCCTGGTCAACTATTAGAAGTTCGAAGCAGAGAGAGAACAGTTGCTGATGACCTCCCCGCTTGGTGCCGCATGGTTGAACACGAGTTTTTAGGTTTCGAAAAACATGAACAACATACAAGTTATTATGTCCGTAAAGGTGGAAGCAGTGGATCAGTTGAAGAAGACTTAGAAGCTGCCAGAGGCTATCAATGGAGTGTAAGAGTTCGAGAGGCGCAAGGGCTTTCTGCCAAAGTCTTCTCTAGAAATCATACTCTAACTGCAGGTCAACCTGCTGAATTTAGTCAAAAAGTTGATGCACCAAGTGCCATTGATTACCTCCTTACTTCCCTTGGATCATGTCTAGTTGTTGGCTTTAAAGCCCATGCCTCTAAACGTCATATTGTAATTGATGAAATGGAAATTACGTTAAAGGGGAAACTTGAAAATATTCTTTATCATATGGAGCTAGAAGATCACGGAAGCCCTAAAGTAGAAGAGATAACAGGCATCTTTTATGTCACATCTCCAAATGATGAAAGTGAGCTAGAAGATGTTTGGCGAACCACAATAGAGCGATCACCAATTTATCAGACACTACTACCATCCGTTTCAATAAATCTTAAATTTCAAGTTATCTTATAA
- a CDS encoding DsrE family protein, with protein MTNKFLVSLTHGKGDTDRATVGFVVANAAVASGKEVVVFLNIDGAYLADNGYAEEIHEEGFAPLKSLMNQFVEAGGILWVCSPCHKKRELDENNLIEGATIVGGAKVVEFLSLGAASITY; from the coding sequence ATGACAAACAAATTTTTAGTAAGTTTAACGCATGGTAAAGGTGATACAGATCGTGCAACTGTAGGTTTTGTAGTAGCAAATGCAGCTGTAGCATCTGGAAAAGAAGTAGTTGTCTTCTTGAATATTGATGGCGCTTACCTAGCTGATAATGGATATGCAGAGGAAATCCACGAAGAAGGATTTGCGCCGTTAAAATCATTAATGAATCAGTTTGTTGAAGCTGGTGGAATCCTTTGGGTATGTAGCCCTTGCCACAAAAAGCGTGAATTAGATGAGAACAATTTAATAGAAGGTGCAACAATTGTCGGCGGTGCGAAAGTCGTAGAATTTTTATCTCTTGGTGCCGCTTCGATTACATACTAG
- a CDS encoding sulfurtransferase TusA family protein: MIKINNDKRSDVVYDAGEAGCGELLMNVFLQVKKMAVGETIQVISYDLGAKEDIPAWCRMQGHTLLEVFEEGLLITHFVIQKN, encoded by the coding sequence GTGATAAAAATTAATAATGATAAAAGGAGTGATGTTGTCTACGATGCTGGTGAAGCTGGTTGTGGGGAATTACTTATGAATGTATTCTTGCAAGTAAAAAAAATGGCTGTGGGAGAAACAATTCAAGTAATCTCCTATGATCTAGGAGCAAAAGAAGATATACCAGCTTGGTGTCGGATGCAAGGTCACACATTATTAGAAGTTTTTGAAGAAGGTTTACTAATCACCCATTTTGTAATTCAAAAAAATTAA
- a CDS encoding ATP-binding cassette domain-containing protein: MYVITAKNVSKKYITGNQKNVLFKDLSLQVHEGEIVFISGHYGSGRTTLLKMIAAMTPPNHGTIEVLGKNLLAIEKRTDWRLRHIGFLTSEDCLIPYLNVKQHLLMGQDEDDPDYDLFNDEAQYILTMLGIDEHKLTQYPENLTKLDRIKITIARILMSNPRLLLLDEFTVGMNDEEQYELYSLLVDYVRRQHITLIVTGESDSGQFYDRMLKLVDGKLIEIGEEKQKILH; the protein is encoded by the coding sequence GTGTATGTGATAACAGCGAAAAATGTTTCCAAAAAATATATAACAGGGAATCAAAAGAATGTCCTATTTAAAGACTTGTCGTTACAGGTCCATGAGGGCGAGATCGTTTTTATTAGTGGTCATTATGGAAGCGGTAGAACTACCTTATTAAAAATGATTGCTGCGATGACACCACCGAATCACGGAACAATTGAAGTTCTCGGGAAAAATTTACTAGCAATAGAAAAGCGAACAGATTGGCGTCTTAGGCATATTGGCTTTTTAACAAGTGAAGATTGCTTAATCCCTTATCTAAATGTTAAGCAACATTTGTTAATGGGCCAAGATGAAGACGACCCTGATTATGATTTATTCAATGATGAAGCACAGTATATTCTAACCATGCTAGGAATTGATGAACATAAACTCACTCAATATCCAGAAAATCTAACAAAGCTAGACCGAATAAAAATTACGATTGCTAGAATATTGATGTCAAATCCTCGGCTTTTATTGTTAGATGAATTTACTGTTGGTATGAATGATGAAGAACAGTATGAATTATATAGTCTCCTCGTAGACTATGTGAGAAGACAGCATATAACGTTAATCGTTACAGGGGAATCAGATAGTGGCCAATTTTACGATCGAATGTTAAAGCTCGTAGATGGTAAATTAATTGAAATTGGCGAAGAAAAACAAAAAATTTTACATTAA
- a CDS encoding universal stress protein, whose translation MNNLLVVPIDGSPSSMKALAFAIDNAKMYQDKIILLNVQAKYEGLHNDRSIDQTEIKKLQELKGLEVMKEAINMLNGNNIPFEVKIRIGIATIEITSEAKEQEARMIILGSRGNGPVVSAVLGSVTYGVLHLATCPVTIVPLSSK comes from the coding sequence ATGAATAATCTATTAGTTGTTCCGATCGATGGTTCTCCATCATCAATGAAAGCCTTAGCATTTGCAATCGATAATGCAAAGATGTATCAAGATAAAATAATCTTATTAAATGTACAAGCAAAATATGAGGGTTTACATAATGATAGATCAATTGATCAAACGGAAATTAAAAAGCTTCAAGAATTAAAAGGCTTAGAAGTAATGAAAGAAGCAATAAATATGTTAAATGGAAATAACATACCTTTCGAAGTGAAAATAAGAATTGGAATTGCAACAATAGAAATAACTTCAGAAGCGAAAGAGCAAGAAGCGAGAATGATTATTTTAGGATCTAGAGGTAATGGACCAGTAGTAAGTGCTGTTTTAGGTAGTGTAACGTACGGTGTCCTTCATTTAGCTACATGTCCGGTTACGATTGTTCCGCTCTCAAGTAAATAG
- a CDS encoding mechanosensitive ion channel family protein, whose product MFDELLSRYEWMTNIQWEDIGIALGILIIFHVFRKIFTKYIYKILLRIAKKTPTEILTNIFVAFEGPLRLFFVGIGFYIALMYLPFEQKTNELIVQIYRSFIIYLIGYGLFNLSAASSVIFQKIGSKFDIEVDEILLPFLSKLVRVIIIALMISIIAGEWGYDVNGFVAGLGLGGLAFALAAKDAIANLFGGVIIITEKPFSIGDWIKTPSVEGTVEDITFRSTKVRTFAQAVVTVPNSTLSNEPITNWTKMGKRRVSFHLGVTYSTPKEKLENCVTKINEMLRRHSDIDQETIFVHFDVFNDSSLDIFVYFFTNTTVWGQFLAVKEDVNFKIMEILEEEGVSVAFPSRSIYIEKEPLKEE is encoded by the coding sequence ATGTTTGATGAACTACTTTCTCGATATGAATGGATGACAAATATACAGTGGGAAGATATCGGGATCGCTTTAGGTATTCTAATCATTTTTCACGTGTTTCGAAAGATCTTTACAAAGTATATTTATAAAATTTTATTACGAATAGCAAAGAAAACCCCTACGGAAATATTAACAAATATTTTCGTCGCCTTTGAAGGCCCACTAAGATTATTTTTTGTTGGGATTGGTTTTTATATAGCTTTAATGTATTTGCCGTTTGAACAAAAAACAAATGAACTAATTGTTCAAATATATCGTTCTTTCATTATTTATCTTATTGGATATGGTCTATTTAATTTATCAGCGGCTTCTTCAGTAATATTCCAAAAAATCGGTTCGAAATTTGATATAGAAGTAGATGAAATATTGTTACCGTTTTTATCTAAACTTGTAAGAGTAATAATTATTGCGCTGATGATTAGCATCATTGCAGGTGAATGGGGTTATGATGTTAATGGATTTGTTGCAGGTTTAGGCTTAGGGGGACTTGCTTTTGCGTTGGCCGCCAAAGATGCCATTGCTAACCTTTTTGGTGGGGTTATTATTATTACTGAAAAGCCCTTTTCAATTGGGGACTGGATCAAAACTCCAAGTGTTGAAGGTACGGTAGAAGATATTACATTTAGAAGTACAAAGGTTCGAACATTTGCACAAGCTGTTGTGACGGTTCCAAATTCTACCTTGTCCAATGAGCCGATCACAAACTGGACAAAAATGGGGAAACGAAGAGTTTCTTTTCATTTAGGGGTAACTTATTCAACTCCAAAGGAAAAGTTAGAGAATTGTGTCACGAAAATAAATGAAATGCTTAGAAGGCATAGCGATATTGATCAAGAAACGATCTTTGTTCACTTTGATGTATTTAACGATAGTAGTTTAGATATTTTTGTTTATTTTTTTACAAATACAACAGTATGGGGACAATTTTTAGCTGTTAAAGAAGATGTCAATTTTAAAATCATGGAGATATTAGAAGAAGAAGGCGTTTCTGTGGCCTTTCCAAGTCGAAGTATTTACATTGAAAAGGAGCCATTAAAAGAAGAATAA